In Salvelinus namaycush isolate Seneca unplaced genomic scaffold, SaNama_1.0 Scaffold1294, whole genome shotgun sequence, a single window of DNA contains:
- the LOC120036302 gene encoding mucin-2-like, protein MTTTTAAPTSTTTTEAPTITTTAAPTTTTTTEAATTTTTSAPTTTTTTPTATTTTPTTTTTTPTTTTTTAAPTTTTVAPTTTTTTTTPTTTTTTLTTTTTTVASTTTTTAAPTTTTVAPTTTTTTAPTSTTTTTTTAAPTTTTTTPTTTTTTTTTTVAPTTTTTAAPTTTTTTAAPTTTTTTEAATTTTTSAPTTTTTTPTTTTTTRTTTTTTPTTTTTTVAPTTTKTSAPTTTTVAPTTTTTSAPTTTTVAPTTTTTAAPTTTTVAPTTTTTTSTTTTEAPTITTTSAPTTTTTTPTTTTKTLTTTTTTVASTTTTTAAPTTTTVAPTTTTTTAPTSTTTAALTTTTLAATTSTTTHAVPTTTEAPTITTTPTTTITTAAPITTLLRPQLHHLLQQPLQCAITTKTAAPTSTTTTEAPTITTTAAPTTTTTTEAAMTTTASAPTTTTTTPTTLTTTTTTPTTTTTTVAPTTTATAAPTTTTVVHTTTTTAAPTSTTTAALTTTTPAAPTTTTTTAVPTTTTTEAPTITTTTTTTEAATTTTTAAPTTTTTTPTTTTTTPTTTTTKPTTTTTTTTTTVAPTTTSTAAPTTTTVAPTTPTTAAPTTTTVAPTTTTTPPTSTTAAASAKITTTDASTTSYVAPKTTKTAAPTSTTTTEAPTITTTAAPTTTTTTEAATTTTTSAPTTTTTTPTTTTTTHTTTTTTPTTTTTTIAPTTTTTAAPLTTTVAPTTTTTAAPTTTTVAPTITTTAAPTSKTIAALTTTTPAASTSTTTHAVPTTTEAPTITTTPTTTITTAAPITTVASTTTTLYPTTTTTAATTTTSTTVTPTTTTAALTTTTPAAPTSTSTNAVPTTTTTDTPTITTTPTTTITTAAHITTVASTTTTIYPTTTTTAATTLTITTAPTTTSVAPTTTTYYDHYNSSTYNDNCSSYDNHNSSTYKNNCSFYDNKFIPNHYNVSSYCENHFNSYYNNCSSYNHYDCSTYYNYN, encoded by the exons ATGACAactacaactgcagcacctacttcaacaactacaactgaagctcctacaataaccacaactgcagcacctactacgacaactacaacCGAAGctgctacgacaaccacaacttcaGCGCCTACTACGACTACTACAACACCTACTGCGACAActacaacacctactacgacaaccacaacacctactacgaccaccacaactgcagcacctacaacaacaactgtagctcctacgaccacaACTA CTActacaacacctactacgacaactacaacacttactacgacaaccacaactgtagcttctacgacaaccacaactgctgctccaacaacaacaactgtagctcctacgaccactacaactacagcacctacttcaacaaccac gacaaccacaactgcagcacctactacgacaactacaacacctactacgacaaccactacgacaaccacaactgtagctcctacgacaaccacaactgcagctccaactacaac aaccacaactgcagcacctactacgacaactacaacCGAAGctgctacgacaaccacaacttcagcgcctactacgactactacaacacctactacgacaactacaacacgtactacgacaaccacaacacctactacgacaaccacaactgtagctcctacgacaaccaaaACTTCAGCTCCAACGaccacaactgtagctcctacgacaaccacaacttcaGCTCCAacgacaacaactgtagctcctacgaccaccacaactgcagcacctacaacaacaactgtagctcctacgaccacaACTA CCACTTCAACAActacaactgaagctcctacgaTAACCACAACTTCAGCgcctactacgacaactacaacacctactacgacaactaaaACACtcactacgacaaccacaactgtagcttctacgacaaccacaactgctgctccaacaacaacaactgtagctcctacgaccactacaactaCAGCACCTACTtcgacaaccactgcagctcttaCAACCACGACACTAGCAGCAACTACTTCGACAACTACACATGCAGTTCCTACAACAACTGAAGCACCTACGATAAccacaacacctactacgacCATTACAACAGCAGCACCTATAACAACT ctcctacgaccacaACTACACCACCTACTTCAACAACCGCTGCAGT GTGCTATAACCACTAAAACTGCAGCACCCACTTCAACAACTACAACCGAAGCTCCTACaataaccacaactgcagcacctactacgacaactacaacCGAAGCTGCTATGACAACCACAGCTTCAGCgcctactacgacaactacaacacctacaacacttactacgacaaccacaacacctactacgacaaccacaactgtagctcctacgacaactgCAACTGCTGCTCCAACGACAACAACTGTAGTTCATacgaccactacaactgcagcacctacttcaacaaccactgcagctcttaCAACCACTACACcagcagcacctactacgacaactacaactgcagttcctacaacaacaacaactgaagctcctacgaTAACCACAAC GACAACTACAACTGAAGctgctacgacaaccacaactgcagcacctactacgacaactacaacacctactacgacaactacaacacctactacgacaactacaaaacctactacgacaaccactaccacaaccacaactgtagctcctacgacaaccTCAACTGCAGCTCcaactacaacaactgtagctcctacgacccccacaactgcagcacctacaacaacaactgtagctcctacgaccacaACTACACCACCTACTTCGACAACCGCTGCAGCATCTGCTAAAATTACTACAACTGACGCTTCTACAACATCATATGTAGCTCCTAAAACCACTAaaactgcagcacctacttcaacaactacaactgaagctcctacaataaccacaactgcagcacctactacgacaactacaacCGAAGctgctacgacaaccacaacttcagcgcctactacgacaactacgacacctactacgacaactacaacacatactacgacaaccacaacacctactacgacaaccacaactatagctcctacgacaaccacaactgctgCTCCATtgacaacaactgtagctcctacgacaaccacaactgctgCTCCAacgacaacaactgtagctcctacaatCACTACAACCGCAGCACCTACTTCAAAAACCATTGCAGCTCTTACAACCACGACACCAGCAGCATCTACTTCGACAACTACACATGCAGTTCCTACAACAACTGAAGCACCTACGATAAccacaacacctactacgacCATTACAACAGCAGCACCTATAACAACTGTAGCTTCTACGACGACAACTCTCTatcctactaccactacaactgcagcaACTACTACGACATCCACAACTGTaactcctacgacaaccacagctg ctcttaCAACCACTACACCAGCAGCACCTACTTCGACATCTACAAATGCAGTTCCTACTACAACGACAACTGACACTCCTACGATAActacaacacctactacgacCATTACAACAGCAGCACATATAACAACTGTAGCTTCTACGACAACAACTATTTatcctactaccactacaactgcagcaACTACTTTGACAATCACTACAGCTCCAACTACAACatctgtagctcctacgaccactac ATACTACGACCACTACAACAGCAGCACCTACAacgacaactgtagctcctacgacaaccacaacagcaGCACCTACAAAAACAACTGTAGCTTCTACGACAACAAATTTATCCCCAACCACTACAACGTCAGCAGCTACTGCGAAAATCACTTcaactcctactacaacaactgtagctcttaCAACCACTACGACTGCAGCAcatactacaactacaactaa